The Rhodothermales bacterium genome has a window encoding:
- a CDS encoding TerB family tellurite resistance protein, whose amino-acid sequence MLDPRESWSRVHDLALVYLALAYGTDSQLSASEMDTIVQLLHGWRSDLELDDVRELAMESLAIFLDPDASDEVVVAIDRLHDSLEPDERRRALEDVVRIARADGVLLGRERTFISHLAGAWGLKAQASDALQQASDEEEDEDWTLLHDLGLVYIVLAHSTDSQLSDAEIAAMLERMSQWQPDLAEAEIRDILRDSLAAYAKGPGEEELTRSVSALKNKLPFLQRLAVLDDLTYIAEADGSFNEFEREMITSLSKAFNVAVRVDD is encoded by the coding sequence ATGCTAGATCCCAGAGAAAGCTGGAGCCGAGTCCACGATCTCGCGCTTGTGTACCTCGCTCTGGCGTATGGAACTGACTCGCAATTATCCGCCAGCGAGATGGACACGATTGTTCAGCTCCTTCATGGCTGGCGATCTGATCTTGAATTGGACGACGTACGGGAGTTGGCGATGGAGTCCCTCGCGATATTCCTCGATCCCGACGCCTCCGACGAGGTCGTGGTCGCTATCGATCGCCTTCATGATTCACTAGAACCGGACGAACGCCGACGTGCGCTGGAGGATGTGGTGCGCATCGCTCGAGCGGATGGCGTGCTTCTCGGCCGCGAACGGACGTTCATCTCTCACCTTGCGGGCGCCTGGGGACTGAAGGCTCAGGCCAGCGACGCGCTGCAGCAAGCCTCTGATGAGGAGGAAGATGAAGACTGGACTCTGCTTCACGACCTGGGCCTCGTGTACATCGTCCTTGCGCACAGTACCGATAGCCAACTGAGTGACGCGGAGATCGCGGCAATGTTGGAACGAATGAGCCAGTGGCAGCCCGATCTGGCCGAGGCCGAGATCCGTGACATCCTGCGCGATTCACTCGCCGCGTACGCCAAAGGCCCTGGCGAGGAAGAGTTGACCCGGTCCGTTTCGGCCCTCAAGAACAAGTTGCCCTTCCTTCAGCGCCTCGCTGTACTCGATGACCTGACGTACATCGCCGAAGCAGATGGCAGCTTCAACGAATTCGAACGTGAGATGATCACGTCTCTTTCGAAGGCTTTCAACGTCGCCGTACGTGTCGACGACTAG